The Methanococcoides methylutens MM1 genome has a window encoding:
- the gyrB gene encoding DNA topoisomerase (ATP-hydrolyzing) subunit B yields the protein MSERQDYDATHIQVLEGLEAVRKRPSMYIGSVDTRGLHHLVYEIVDNSIDEALAGFCTSIDVSINADGSVTVVDDGRGIPVGTHPKYKKSALEVVLTVLHAGGKFDKSNYKVSGGLHGVGVSVVNALSEWMEVEVKREGKLYYQRYEHGVPVSDVSEIGNGDGTGTKSTFMPDPEIFETTKFDYNTLISRLRELAFLNKGIRISITDSREEELEQDVFEYEGGIISFVEHLNMNRTALHKDPIYFEREKEGTIVEIAMQYTDSYGEYVYSFANNINTHEGGTHLVGFKTALTRVANDYIKKNNVGKGDEKLTGDDIREGLAAIISVKLTEPQFEGQTKTKLGNSELKGIVDSMVSEGLAEYMEENPKVAAIIFQKALDARRAREAAKKARELTRRKSALEVSTLPGKLADCSEKDPTVSEVYLVEGDSAGGSAKQGRDRKFQAILPFRGKIINVEKARLAKVLKNNEILSLITAMGTGIGEDYNLEKARYHKVIIMTDADVDGAHIRTLILTFFFRYMTPLIDAGYVYIAQPPLYKIKKGKKDYYVYSDREKVAKLDEIGEKGTSIQRYKGLGEMNPEQLWETTMNPDTRTLLQVSMEDAVAADEMFSVLMGDEVAPRKAFIQKYAKDVVNLDV from the coding sequence ATGAGTGAAAGGCAAGATTACGATGCAACACACATTCAGGTTCTTGAGGGGTTAGAAGCTGTACGCAAACGACCCAGCATGTATATCGGAAGTGTGGACACCAGAGGACTTCATCACCTTGTGTACGAGATAGTTGACAACAGTATTGATGAAGCACTTGCAGGTTTTTGTACTTCTATAGACGTGTCCATAAACGCGGACGGTTCTGTTACTGTTGTGGACGATGGTCGTGGAATACCTGTAGGCACCCATCCAAAATACAAGAAATCGGCCCTTGAGGTCGTTCTTACGGTCCTGCACGCAGGTGGTAAGTTCGACAAGAGCAACTACAAGGTGTCCGGTGGTCTCCATGGTGTTGGTGTATCTGTGGTAAACGCCCTTTCCGAGTGGATGGAGGTTGAGGTAAAGCGTGAAGGCAAGCTCTATTACCAGCGCTATGAGCACGGTGTGCCGGTCTCTGACGTATCCGAGATCGGAAATGGCGATGGTACCGGAACAAAGAGCACATTCATGCCTGACCCTGAGATCTTCGAGACAACCAAGTTCGATTACAACACTCTTATCTCCAGACTCCGGGAACTTGCATTCCTCAACAAGGGTATCCGGATCAGTATTACGGACTCCAGAGAGGAGGAACTTGAACAGGATGTCTTCGAATACGAAGGAGGTATTATTTCCTTTGTCGAGCACCTCAACATGAACAGGACCGCTCTTCATAAAGACCCTATCTATTTCGAACGTGAGAAAGAAGGCACCATCGTTGAGATCGCCATGCAGTACACTGACAGCTATGGCGAGTACGTCTATTCTTTTGCTAACAACATCAACACGCACGAAGGTGGAACACACCTCGTCGGTTTCAAGACAGCACTCACACGTGTTGCCAATGATTACATCAAGAAGAACAACGTCGGAAAAGGCGATGAGAAACTCACAGGTGACGATATACGCGAAGGCCTTGCAGCCATTATCAGCGTAAAACTTACAGAACCGCAGTTCGAAGGTCAGACCAAGACCAAGCTCGGCAACAGTGAGCTCAAGGGTATTGTGGATTCCATGGTATCAGAAGGACTTGCTGAGTACATGGAAGAGAACCCCAAGGTTGCAGCTATCATCTTCCAGAAAGCGCTGGACGCCAGGCGTGCAAGGGAAGCTGCCAAGAAGGCACGTGAGCTTACCCGAAGGAAGAGCGCCCTTGAGGTCAGCACACTTCCGGGAAAGCTGGCTGACTGTTCCGAGAAGGACCCGACAGTTAGTGAGGTCTATCTTGTGGAAGGAGATTCCGCAGGTGGTTCAGCAAAACAGGGACGTGACCGTAAGTTCCAGGCGATCCTCCCATTCAGGGGTAAGATCATAAACGTGGAGAAGGCCCGTCTTGCAAAGGTCCTGAAGAACAACGAGATCCTTTCTCTCATTACCGCAATGGGTACGGGTATTGGAGAGGACTACAACCTTGAAAAGGCACGCTACCACAAGGTCATCATCATGACTGATGCCGATGTTGACGGTGCACACATACGAACCCTCATACTTACTTTCTTCTTCAGGTACATGACCCCGCTAATCGATGCAGGTTATGTCTATATCGCCCAGCCACCTCTCTACAAGATCAAGAAAGGCAAGAAGGATTATTATGTTTATTCCGACAGGGAAAAGGTGGCAAAGCTTGATGAGATCGGTGAGAAAGGTACCAGCATCCAGAGATATAAGGGTCTTGGAGAAATGAACCCTGAGCAGCTATGGGAAACCACAATGAACCCCGATACAAGGACATTGTTGCAGGTCAGCATGGAAGATGCAGTAGCTGCTGATGAGATGTTCTCTGTGCTCATGGGAGATGAGGTCGCTCCTCGTAAAGCGTTCATACAGAAGTATGCAAAGGATGTTGTCAACCTGGATGTGTGA
- a CDS encoding Fic family protein, which produces MANTDISLINKELLFHIEEKVDLINSMRPLSVDTLSRLHDEIKVMHTYHSNAIEGNTLTLSETKLVLEEGITIGGKSLREHLEASNNAKAFDLIEDLARENKAIDHMLVQQVHEIVTKNILEDAGRYRTKNVRITGAVKTPPDWSKIIKMLDELFNKVNSSKDSIIETSTLLHHGFVEIHPFIDGNGRVARLLTNLYLMGNRYPPIILKKEDRLKYYKALRSADAGNLKPFANFIAKAVDASLSSYLSIYGGKDELVPLKDLVPLTPYSQEYLSLRARQGSLDAVKTGNIWLSSQNSIEKYMREHAQKRKKEELN; this is translated from the coding sequence ATGGCCAATACCGATATATCCCTGATCAATAAAGAATTACTTTTCCACATTGAAGAAAAGGTAGACCTTATCAACTCCATGCGCCCACTTTCAGTGGATACACTGAGCAGATTGCATGATGAAATAAAGGTCATGCATACCTACCATTCGAATGCTATTGAAGGTAATACGCTGACCCTTTCAGAAACAAAACTTGTTCTGGAAGAAGGAATTACTATCGGTGGCAAATCCCTCAGAGAACATCTGGAAGCAAGCAACAACGCAAAAGCTTTTGATCTGATCGAAGACTTGGCAAGAGAAAATAAAGCGATAGATCACATGTTGGTTCAGCAGGTACACGAAATTGTGACAAAGAACATACTGGAAGATGCCGGAAGATATCGTACCAAGAACGTAAGGATAACAGGCGCTGTAAAGACACCACCTGATTGGTCAAAAATAATAAAAATGCTGGATGAGCTTTTTAATAAGGTCAATTCATCCAAAGACAGTATTATTGAGACAAGTACCCTGTTGCATCATGGTTTTGTTGAGATACATCCCTTTATTGACGGAAACGGAAGAGTTGCAAGGTTGCTTACTAATCTCTACCTGATGGGAAATCGATATCCACCTATCATTTTGAAAAAAGAGGACCGACTGAAGTACTACAAAGCTTTAAGGTCAGCAGATGCCGGTAACCTGAAACCTTTTGCTAATTTCATTGCAAAAGCGGTAGATGCGAGTTTAAGCTCATACCTATCCATCTACGGCGGAAAAGATGAACTGGTCCCTCTTAAAGATCTTGTACCACTAACACCTTATTCACAGGAATATCTAAGTTTAAGAGCAAGACAGGGATCACTTGATGCTGTAAAAACAGGTAATATATGGTTAAGTTCACAGAACTCAATTGAGAAGTACATGCGAGAGCATGCTCAGAAGAGAAAGAAGGAAGAACTTAATTAA
- the gyrA gene encoding DNA gyrase subunit A, whose product MADNTNNGPADERPEEETPLDIQPTDTGERIVPVLIQEEMKNSYIDYAMSVIVGRALPDARDGLKPVHRRILYSMKESGITYDKAYKKSARVVGDVLGKYHPHGDSAVYDSLVRMVQDFSLRYPLIDGQGNFGSIDGDSAAAMRYTEVRMDRVSNEMLSDIDKDTVEYKPNYDGSLQEPSVLPAKLPNLLINGSTGIAVGMATNMAPHNLGEVIDATLKLIDDPETTIQELMEIVKGPDFPTGATILGKQGIRSAYETGRGPIKLRAVTSIEEMKNDKNRIVVTELPYQVNKAKLIENIAALVREKRIVGISDLRDESDREGIRIAIELTRNTNPEVILNQLYKHTQMQTTFGIINLALVDGVPRELTLKEILQIYLKHRIEVILKRSQFDLRKAEERAHILKGLLIALDHIDEVIALIRASKTVEEARNGLMEKFGLDEIQAKAILDMRLQKLTGLERQKVVDEHEELLKVIEDLKDIIASDERKYNIIKEELQDIRDRFADERRSKITGSHVEIEDEDLIPEEDVVVTITNHGYIKRMPIDTYSQQHRGGKGVIGMETKEEDFVEDIFVASTHDYLMFFTNRGRVHWQKVYGIPQGSRQSKGKAIVNLLELAENESVTAMIPVKEFDDDKYLFMATRSGTVKKSSLSDFSNVRKAGIIAIKLDEGDELVNVALTDGSREIMMVSRHGKAIRFSEDDVRSMGRAARGVRGMKLAGDDIVVSLDIVDSESKLLTITENGYGKRTSFDEYRGMRRGGQGVITIVTSLRNGPVINVKAVHDDDEVIITSSDGIIIRIPVKDIRSQGRNTQGVKIMNVKAGDKVVGVARIKKEDDTN is encoded by the coding sequence ATGGCAGATAATACTAATAATGGTCCAGCAGATGAAAGGCCGGAAGAAGAAACACCTCTGGATATCCAGCCTACTGATACAGGTGAAAGGATTGTTCCTGTTCTCATACAGGAAGAGATGAAGAACTCCTATATCGATTATGCAATGAGCGTCATTGTGGGAAGAGCATTACCTGACGCACGTGATGGTCTAAAACCAGTCCACAGGCGTATCCTGTATTCCATGAAGGAATCAGGCATTACCTACGATAAAGCATACAAGAAGTCTGCCCGTGTAGTGGGAGACGTTCTTGGTAAATACCACCCGCATGGTGATTCCGCTGTTTACGATTCCCTTGTCAGGATGGTGCAGGATTTCTCCTTAAGGTATCCGCTTATTGACGGTCAGGGTAACTTCGGTTCAATTGACGGTGACTCCGCAGCAGCAATGCGATACACCGAGGTCCGCATGGACCGTGTCTCCAACGAGATGCTCTCAGACATCGACAAGGACACCGTGGAATACAAGCCGAACTATGATGGTTCCCTACAGGAGCCTTCCGTACTTCCTGCAAAGTTGCCAAATCTTCTTATTAACGGTTCCACCGGTATTGCGGTGGGAATGGCCACCAACATGGCACCGCACAACCTTGGTGAAGTCATTGATGCAACACTGAAGCTCATTGATGATCCTGAGACCACGATCCAGGAACTTATGGAGATCGTAAAAGGACCGGATTTCCCGACAGGAGCTACAATCCTGGGAAAACAGGGAATCAGGTCTGCATACGAGACCGGAAGAGGTCCCATCAAGCTGCGTGCTGTAACCTCCATAGAGGAGATGAAGAACGACAAGAACCGTATTGTCGTGACAGAACTTCCGTATCAGGTCAATAAGGCCAAGCTGATCGAGAATATCGCTGCCCTTGTCAGGGAAAAGAGGATAGTCGGCATTTCCGACCTTCGTGATGAGTCCGACAGGGAAGGCATCCGCATAGCCATTGAGCTTACAAGGAACACAAATCCTGAAGTGATCCTGAACCAGCTTTACAAGCATACCCAGATGCAGACAACTTTTGGTATCATCAATCTCGCACTGGTGGATGGTGTCCCAAGGGAACTTACTCTCAAGGAGATCCTCCAGATCTACCTGAAACACAGGATCGAGGTAATTCTCAAACGCAGTCAGTTCGACCTCAGGAAAGCCGAGGAAAGAGCACACATACTCAAGGGTCTGCTGATAGCACTTGATCACATTGATGAGGTCATTGCCCTTATTCGTGCTTCAAAGACCGTGGAAGAAGCAAGGAACGGTCTGATGGAGAAGTTCGGACTGGATGAGATACAGGCAAAAGCTATCCTTGACATGCGCCTCCAGAAGCTGACCGGACTTGAAAGGCAGAAAGTTGTTGATGAGCACGAAGAGCTTCTCAAGGTCATCGAGGACTTGAAGGACATCATCGCCAGCGATGAGAGAAAATATAATATCATTAAGGAAGAGCTGCAGGATATCCGTGACAGGTTCGCTGACGAACGCAGGTCAAAGATCACAGGTTCCCATGTGGAGATCGAGGATGAGGACCTTATTCCTGAGGAAGACGTCGTTGTGACCATCACGAACCACGGTTACATCAAGAGAATGCCGATCGACACTTACAGCCAGCAACACAGGGGTGGAAAAGGTGTCATTGGTATGGAGACCAAGGAAGAGGACTTCGTAGAGGATATCTTCGTGGCTTCTACTCATGATTATCTCATGTTCTTCACAAATCGTGGAAGGGTACACTGGCAAAAGGTCTACGGAATTCCACAGGGAAGCAGGCAGTCCAAGGGTAAAGCCATCGTCAACCTGCTTGAACTTGCAGAGAACGAGTCCGTTACTGCAATGATACCTGTAAAGGAATTCGATGATGACAAATACCTGTTCATGGCCACAAGGTCCGGCACGGTAAAGAAGAGCAGCCTGTCTGATTTCAGCAATGTCAGGAAGGCCGGTATCATTGCCATTAAGCTTGACGAAGGCGATGAACTTGTCAATGTGGCACTTACTGACGGCTCAAGAGAGATCATGATGGTCTCAAGACATGGTAAGGCAATAAGGTTCTCTGAAGACGATGTGCGTTCAATGGGAAGGGCTGCAAGAGGTGTACGTGGTATGAAGCTTGCAGGTGATGATATCGTTGTAAGCCTGGATATTGTAGACTCTGAGAGCAAACTTCTCACAATAACCGAGAACGGATACGGCAAACGTACTTCATTTGATGAATACCGTGGAATGAGAAGAGGCGGGCAGGGTGTTATCACCATTGTCACCAGCCTGCGTAATGGTCCTGTAATAAATGTGAAGGCCGTTCACGATGATGATGAGGTCATTATCACCAGCTCTGATGGAATTATCATAAGAATTCCTGTTAAAGATATCAGATCACAGGGAAGGAATACACAGGGTGTTAAAATTATGAATGTGAAGGCCGGCGACAAGGTCGTTGGTGTTGCAAGAATTAAGAAAGAGGATGACACGAACTAA